The Paenibacillus sp. FSL R7-0204 genome includes a region encoding these proteins:
- a CDS encoding flotillin family protein, with amino-acid sequence MLILYVTGAIVVVILLALTSIVTAYKKVPPNQAMIVYGLGGKRVVQGGGTFVIPGFQNNKTISMMLMSFDVIPAQAMFSRQGIKLNLEAVAQIKIKSDPTAILTASEQFIDRPEEDRETIILHSVEGHLRGLIGQLSVESILKTPDEINSKMRETCSEDLDKMGLEVVSFTIKKITDDKGYIDNMGVPEIERIRRDASIAKAEAERDIQIKQAEAEKESSIAKANAHQATIEAGTAARAKESLFEKELNIKQADFKLETEVKKAQADLAYELQQNKIKQSLVTEQVKITQMEAEANRTVREIEVELRQRELEATVIKPAQAENQATIMRAEAAKQRQILEAEAEAATTTKRGLATAEAELAKGKANAEIVQLAGAAEAGALQKKAEAYKQFTQAALTVEFLKILPELAEKIASPLAKVDKITVISQDGASSGVNKITGDIAKIMAQVPELTKTLTGMNVTEALSGLLGRDHEHGQE; translated from the coding sequence ATGTTAATTTTATATGTAACCGGAGCTATTGTTGTTGTGATTCTGCTGGCGTTAACCAGTATTGTGACCGCGTATAAAAAGGTTCCGCCCAATCAGGCCATGATCGTATACGGCCTCGGCGGCAAAAGAGTGGTCCAGGGCGGCGGGACGTTCGTCATCCCCGGCTTCCAGAACAATAAAACCATCTCCATGATGCTGATGAGCTTCGATGTGATCCCGGCGCAGGCCATGTTCTCCCGTCAAGGCATCAAGCTGAACCTGGAGGCCGTAGCCCAGATTAAGATAAAAAGCGATCCAACCGCTATTCTCACCGCCAGTGAGCAGTTCATTGACCGGCCGGAAGAGGACCGTGAGACGATTATTTTGCATTCGGTGGAGGGTCATCTGCGCGGCCTGATCGGCCAGCTCAGTGTAGAATCTATACTCAAGACCCCAGACGAAATCAACAGCAAGATGCGGGAGACCTGCTCGGAGGACCTCGACAAAATGGGGCTGGAGGTGGTCAGCTTCACCATCAAAAAGATTACCGACGACAAAGGGTACATCGACAATATGGGCGTGCCCGAAATTGAGCGTATCCGCCGCGACGCCAGTATTGCCAAGGCCGAAGCCGAACGCGACATACAGATCAAGCAGGCCGAAGCGGAGAAGGAATCCTCCATTGCCAAAGCCAATGCCCATCAGGCGACCATAGAAGCGGGAACCGCCGCCCGTGCGAAGGAATCCCTGTTCGAGAAGGAGCTGAATATTAAGCAGGCGGACTTCAAGCTGGAGACAGAAGTGAAGAAGGCGCAGGCGGATCTGGCGTACGAATTGCAGCAGAACAAGATCAAGCAGTCCCTGGTTACGGAGCAGGTGAAAATCACTCAGATGGAGGCCGAAGCCAACCGCACAGTCCGGGAGATCGAGGTCGAGCTGAGACAGCGGGAGCTGGAGGCAACGGTGATCAAGCCTGCCCAGGCGGAGAATCAGGCAACGATCATGAGAGCGGAAGCCGCCAAGCAGCGGCAGATTCTGGAGGCGGAAGCTGAAGCAGCTACGACGACCAAGCGCGGACTGGCAACAGCGGAGGCGGAATTGGCAAAAGGGAAGGCGAATGCGGAGATCGTCCAGCTCGCCGGAGCGGCGGAAGCGGGAGCACTGCAGAAGAAGGCTGAGGCGTACAAACAGTTCACTCAAGCGGCCCTGACTGTGGAATTCCTGAAAATCCTGCCGGAGCTGGCTGAGAAAATCGCTTCCCCGCTGGCCAAGGTAGATAAAATCACCGTCATCTCCCAGGACGGGGCTTCCTCAGGCGTAAACAAAATTACCGGCGATATCGCCAAAATCATGGCCCAGGTGCCTGAGCTGACCAAGACGCTGACCGGCATGAATGTAACAGAGGCGCTCAGCGGGTTACTTGGCCGGGATCATGAACATGGACAGGAGTAG
- a CDS encoding alpha-galactosidase, with translation MNIFADESLGLFHLQSKDTSYIIQLVEGYPAHVYWGARLRHDDSLAGVLELRERASFSPTPLPQKPALSLDALPQEYPQYGTSDFRRPAYQVQLADGTRISELQYAGYVITPGKPALDGLPAVYAESEAEALTLELTLKDDYAGLTVKLLYTVFADHQAITRSVRFEHNGEAPLRLEQALSASVDFADSAYDTLHLSGAWARERHVQRHPLNPGAALSLESRRGSSSHQVNPFLALLRPGTDEDQGDVYGFSLVYSGSFSATAEVEQFGQTRVSLGINPFDFSWLLEPGQSFQTPEAVLVYSSEGIGGMSRTYHRLYRTRLCRGVHRDQARPILVNNWEATYFDFNADKIATIAKAAGPLGIELFVLDDGWFGRRDKDNSSLGDWFEDRRKLPEGLADLADRVNKEGIQFGLWVEPEMVSPDSELYRKHPDWCLHAEGRRRTEGRNQLILDLSRPEVCDYLYETLSAVFSSAPIRYIKWDMNRNMTEIASVKAAPDRQKETAHRYMLGLYHLLERLTSRFPDILFESCSGGGGRFDPGMLFYMPQTWTSDNTDAVERLAIQYGTSIVYPASSMGAHVSDVPNHQVDRITSLATRGDVAMSGNFGYELDLTKFTEAEKDLAARQIAQYKEIRTLVQQGDMYRLLSPFEGSGETAWMFVSEDKTEAFVAYFRVLARPNPPISRLTLKGLNPELDYVIETGAAGSNGHVHGGAEASAPAGGDSSGPFQTAFDSTPLGGDRLMRMGLVVSDLRGDYASCTYRLRAVQR, from the coding sequence GCTGCCGCAGAAGCCCGCCCTCTCGCTGGATGCCCTGCCTCAGGAGTATCCGCAGTATGGTACGAGTGATTTTCGCCGCCCGGCTTATCAGGTTCAGCTTGCGGACGGTACGCGGATCTCAGAGCTACAGTATGCAGGCTATGTAATCACGCCGGGTAAGCCGGCACTGGATGGACTGCCTGCGGTCTATGCAGAGAGCGAAGCAGAAGCGCTCACACTTGAACTCACCCTGAAGGACGACTATGCTGGCCTGACGGTCAAACTGCTCTATACGGTGTTCGCTGACCATCAGGCGATTACCCGCTCTGTGCGCTTCGAGCATAACGGCGAAGCCCCGCTCCGGCTGGAGCAGGCGCTTAGCGCGTCGGTGGATTTTGCCGATTCCGCATATGACACCCTGCATCTGAGCGGCGCATGGGCCAGAGAGCGCCATGTTCAGCGCCACCCGCTTAACCCCGGAGCCGCGCTGTCCCTGGAGAGCCGCCGCGGATCAAGCAGCCATCAGGTCAATCCCTTCCTCGCGCTTCTGCGCCCGGGTACAGACGAAGATCAGGGTGACGTCTATGGCTTCAGCCTCGTCTACAGCGGCAGCTTCAGTGCTACTGCTGAAGTGGAGCAGTTCGGACAGACCCGTGTAAGCCTCGGAATTAATCCGTTCGACTTCTCCTGGCTGCTGGAGCCGGGCCAATCCTTCCAGACCCCAGAGGCTGTGCTTGTCTATTCCAGCGAAGGCATCGGCGGCATGTCGCGAACCTATCACCGGCTGTACCGGACCCGGCTCTGCCGCGGTGTTCACCGTGATCAGGCCCGGCCGATTCTGGTCAACAACTGGGAGGCGACTTACTTCGACTTCAATGCGGACAAAATCGCGACCATCGCCAAAGCAGCAGGCCCGCTCGGCATTGAGCTATTCGTCCTTGACGACGGCTGGTTCGGCAGACGCGACAAGGATAACAGCTCACTCGGCGACTGGTTCGAGGACCGCCGCAAGCTGCCTGAAGGTCTGGCGGATCTGGCAGACCGGGTCAACAAGGAAGGTATACAGTTCGGTCTATGGGTGGAGCCGGAGATGGTCTCGCCGGACAGTGAACTGTACCGCAAGCACCCGGACTGGTGCCTGCATGCCGAAGGACGCCGCCGGACGGAAGGCCGCAACCAGCTGATCCTGGATCTCTCCCGCCCGGAGGTATGTGACTATCTGTATGAGACGCTAAGCGCGGTCTTTTCCAGTGCCCCGATCCGCTATATCAAGTGGGACATGAACCGCAATATGACCGAGATTGCATCGGTGAAGGCCGCCCCGGACCGGCAAAAAGAAACAGCCCACCGCTATATGCTCGGCCTGTATCATCTGCTGGAGCGCCTGACCTCGCGCTTCCCTGACATTCTGTTCGAGAGCTGCTCCGGCGGCGGCGGCCGGTTCGATCCGGGTATGCTGTTCTATATGCCTCAGACCTGGACCAGCGACAACACCGATGCGGTTGAGCGTCTGGCGATTCAGTACGGCACAAGCATCGTCTACCCGGCCAGCAGCATGGGCGCGCATGTATCTGACGTTCCGAACCATCAGGTGGACCGCATTACCTCCCTCGCTACACGCGGCGATGTGGCGATGAGCGGTAACTTCGGCTATGAGCTGGACCTCACCAAGTTCACCGAAGCCGAGAAGGACCTGGCCGCCCGGCAGATTGCCCAGTACAAGGAGATCCGCACACTGGTGCAGCAAGGGGATATGTACCGTCTGCTGAGTCCGTTCGAGGGTAGCGGCGAGACTGCCTGGATGTTCGTCAGCGAGGACAAGACCGAAGCCTTCGTCGCTTACTTCCGTGTACTCGCAAGACCTAATCCGCCGATTTCACGCCTTACGCTCAAGGGACTGAACCCGGAGCTGGATTACGTCATTGAGACCGGGGCTGCCGGCAGCAACGGGCATGTCCACGGTGGCGCAGAAGCTTCTGCGCCAGCTGGAGGCGATAGCTCCGGTCCGTTCCAGACGGCCTTTGACAGCACCCCGCTCGGCGGCGACCGCCTGATGCGCATGGGCCTCGTGGTCTCCGACCTGCGCGGAGATTACGCAAGCTGCACTTACCGTCTGAGAGCGGTACAGCGCTGA